Proteins from a single region of Arctopsyche grandis isolate Sample6627 chromosome 1, ASM5162203v2, whole genome shotgun sequence:
- the LOC143910555 gene encoding uncharacterized protein LOC143910555 — MEIPTGWVHKTLSITKNMSQWISWRKKNSWPFYSQMEFLIPHVEFRESTGNYESPVENLSDIIEIPVELQESIMDPVRPPVITQHPVTTQYPTTTQHPVTRRQPAPRNRPRNQRTSTENRLLDVLSNEQDSDQNLLLSLMPLLKRLSDKKKSEARIKIQQLLFEMEYGEPSSNDSHSSPSVPYMIHDQEPNSPYLETESDFDL; from the coding sequence ATGGAGATCCCTACGGGATGGGTTCATAAAACATTATCGATTACAAAAAACATGTCCCAGTGGATCAGCTGGAGGAAAAAAAACTCTTGGCCCTTTTACAGCCAAATGGAATTCCTGATTCCACATGTGGAATTCAGGGAATCTACGGGGAATTACGAAAGCCCTGTAGAAAATTTATCAGATATCATTGAAATCCCAGTAGAGCTGCAAGAGTCCATAATGGATCCCGTTAGACCGCCAGTCATAACACAACACCCAGTCACTACACAATACCCAACCACAACACAACACCCAGTCACAAGACGACAGCCAGCCCCACGGAATCGTCCCAGGAACCAAAGGACTTCAACTGAAAATAGGCTGTTGGATGTATTATCCAATGAGCAGGATTCcgatcaaaatttattattgagTTTAATGCCATTGTTAAAAAGATTATccgacaaaaaaaaatctgaagctcggataaaaatacaacaattaCTTTTTGAAATGGAATATGGAGAACCATCATCAAATGATTCACATTCTTCGCCTTCCGTTCCATACATGATCCATGATCAAGAGCCCAACTCTCCCTACTTAGAGACAGAATCagattttgatttataa